One Sediminibacillus dalangtanensis genomic region harbors:
- a CDS encoding choice-of-anchor J domain-containing protein — MKKKLTAIISTSVLSFSLFAPVASYQTEAAESNESWNIERYGDVLDISAELNEKSKDEEFQKEAPKLIKQSAAKVNFNEDETASSTAADEGFTYDGGTKLFLDRDLSFKEFTLRSVGDNVEIWVAEDLSFPEGDPRDPQVVTQDQVDKLADEFDENIFPKTTAFFGTPDSLDGSNSPLPDMVGLPEGYYQSEDGSDKTIMLVDNIKDDNYHDPEYPFFVAGFFWSTLENYIDRNIITIDANNWEERLESTFFATTMHEFQHLIHSDNDSSETTWLNEGMSTFSEYLGGYGHDYGSINFLLDHPENSLVNWDEHVNADTGPETIADYGLVYLFTLYNYEQFGQEFIRDVATSPLHGIESYNQAYRDFGIKEDFQSVYEKFVTALLIDENQKVKGKKGIYGFDSIDLREIPVEDGKVRGNTVNFEEASLYEKDGVPAWGADYKLLDFEGKIENITFDGVDFLPSPWQTVTDPLGSGNQVYWGNDGDEADNSLILEADLTGVSEASLQFDHYIDIEEQWDFGVVQVSTDEGKSWTSLENEHTRSDVVEEGYPKIKENVPGFTGYSDDWQQEAFDLSDYAGQKVYISFRYLTDWGTTDSGWFVDNITVPEIGLSYDGSSLDGLQSKEELLEQYVNYSVTFVNEDKHGKFKVYHVDPFNITESDALNLRNLFKKGTNYMTTWYAAPEGSLDPVPFEYNIELKDKGPKKAKKQK; from the coding sequence TTGAAGAAAAAACTGACCGCAATCATTTCTACTAGTGTGTTGTCTTTTTCTTTGTTTGCTCCTGTTGCTTCCTATCAGACCGAAGCAGCAGAAAGCAATGAAAGCTGGAACATTGAGCGATATGGGGATGTGCTGGACATCAGTGCAGAATTGAACGAGAAGTCGAAAGATGAGGAGTTTCAAAAAGAAGCACCAAAGCTGATTAAACAATCAGCAGCAAAAGTGAATTTTAATGAAGACGAGACAGCAAGCAGTACAGCAGCCGATGAAGGATTCACTTACGATGGAGGAACCAAGCTGTTTCTCGACCGGGACTTGAGCTTTAAAGAATTCACCTTGCGTAGCGTAGGCGACAACGTGGAAATTTGGGTTGCGGAAGATCTTAGTTTCCCCGAGGGGGATCCTCGAGATCCACAGGTCGTAACCCAGGATCAGGTAGACAAGCTGGCCGATGAATTTGACGAAAATATTTTTCCGAAAACAACTGCATTCTTTGGAACTCCTGATTCTCTCGACGGAAGCAATTCTCCGCTTCCGGATATGGTAGGACTCCCGGAAGGATACTACCAGTCGGAAGATGGCAGTGACAAAACGATTATGCTGGTTGATAACATCAAAGACGATAACTATCATGATCCGGAGTACCCATTCTTTGTTGCCGGTTTTTTCTGGAGTACATTGGAAAACTATATCGATCGCAATATTATCACGATCGATGCCAATAACTGGGAAGAGCGTCTAGAAAGCACTTTTTTCGCGACAACGATGCACGAATTCCAGCATTTGATCCATAGTGATAATGACAGTTCAGAAACGACTTGGCTCAATGAAGGAATGTCGACATTCTCTGAATATCTGGGAGGTTATGGGCACGATTATGGTTCTATCAACTTCCTGCTCGACCATCCGGAAAATTCCCTGGTGAATTGGGATGAACATGTCAATGCGGATACAGGTCCTGAAACAATCGCCGATTATGGGCTTGTCTACTTGTTCACCTTGTACAACTACGAACAATTCGGTCAGGAATTCATCCGCGACGTGGCCACCAGTCCGCTGCACGGCATTGAAAGCTATAACCAGGCATACAGGGATTTCGGAATTAAAGAAGACTTCCAAAGCGTTTACGAAAAGTTCGTTACTGCCCTGTTAATTGATGAAAACCAGAAAGTGAAAGGCAAAAAAGGTATCTATGGTTTCGACTCGATTGATTTACGGGAAATTCCGGTAGAAGACGGAAAAGTAAGAGGCAATACAGTTAATTTTGAAGAAGCTTCCTTGTATGAAAAAGACGGCGTACCTGCATGGGGAGCTGATTACAAACTGCTAGACTTTGAAGGAAAGATTGAAAACATCACCTTTGACGGCGTTGATTTTCTGCCGAGTCCTTGGCAGACGGTTACAGATCCATTGGGATCCGGTAACCAAGTTTACTGGGGAAATGATGGAGATGAAGCAGACAATAGCCTTATCCTTGAAGCTGATTTAACGGGGGTTTCGGAAGCCTCCCTTCAGTTCGACCATTACATCGATATTGAAGAACAATGGGATTTTGGTGTTGTCCAAGTTTCGACAGACGAAGGCAAATCCTGGACCAGTCTGGAAAATGAACATACCAGATCAGACGTGGTCGAGGAAGGCTATCCGAAGATCAAAGAGAATGTGCCTGGATTCACCGGTTATTCTGATGACTGGCAACAGGAAGCATTTGACTTATCCGATTATGCTGGACAGAAAGTGTATATTTCCTTCCGTTATTTAACAGACTGGGGAACAACCGATTCCGGTTGGTTTGTCGATAACATCACCGTTCCAGAAATCGGCTTGTCGTATGACGGTTCCTCGCTTGACGGACTGCAATCAAAAGAGGAACTGCTTGAACAATACGTCAATTATTCTGTCACCTTCGTCAATGAAGATAAACACGGCAAATTCAAGGTCTATCATGTGGATCCTTTCAATATAACAGAATCCGACGCCCTAAATTTGCGTAATTTATTTAAAAAAGGAACGAACTATATGACAACCTGGTATGCCGCTCCAGAGGGAAGTCTCGACCCTGTTCCTTTTGAATACAATATTGAATTAAAAGATAAAGGTCCAAAAAAGGCGAAAAAGCAGAAGTAA
- a CDS encoding glycoside hydrolase family 65 protein has protein sequence MTWKIYSHSLRDTDLLNEESLFFLGNGYLGVRGSFEEGYGPSFESIRGTYLNAFHDTINISYGEKLYGFPATQQKMLNVIDAQTIDIYIGDDKEKFAITEGEILDYTRTLHMDKGYSERRIHWLSPSGKEVKLTFQRMVSFIHRELFISKVIIDPVNFNDKVTVMSTVDGDISNYISMDDPRLAAGHSKSLAVKDIDVHNETGYIMCETETSGLQVGCHTSHYLPNNNDIEPDIEHDEQKIYFSYTFDKKKTDAVEIIKQNIYVDTLRHGDDLKERAKSIYYRLLDVEFETLLRSQEDYLKLFWERSDVEIQGEAKLQEGIRFNLFHLLQSSGRDKFSNISAKGLSGEGYEGHYFWDTEIYLFPVFLMTNPELAKQLLIYRYSILEHARQWARTLGHRQGALFPWRTITGEECSSYFPSGSAQYHISADIAYSYIQYYFATHDEQFMLDYGAELLIETARLWMDTGHFRRDGSFAIDEVTGPDEYTCLVNNNYYTNVMAKHNLLWAAKIVERLPKWDERLAEQLFDQIGFVEEEVEAWKRAAENMYLPYDPELDINPQDDSFLHKKKWDLSETPDEEKPLLLHYHPLTLYRYQVCKQADTILAHFLLEDEQQYSTLENTYDYYEKITTHDSSLSSCVFSIMASKLGYMEKAYDYFIETARLDLDNTKGNTKDGLHMANMGGTWMAIVFGFAGLRIKEDGLHMAPQLPDEWESYSFHVQYNHQVIKVDREVNKLVLHLLEGPDLPICVNGEKYTLRAEKDLVIDPNPKAEATE, from the coding sequence ATGACTTGGAAAATATATAGCCACTCCTTGCGTGATACCGATCTCTTAAATGAAGAAAGCCTGTTCTTTTTAGGAAATGGCTATCTCGGTGTGAGAGGGAGTTTTGAAGAAGGGTATGGCCCTTCGTTTGAGTCCATTCGCGGAACGTACTTAAATGCTTTTCATGATACCATCAACATTTCATATGGCGAGAAGCTTTACGGTTTTCCTGCGACACAACAGAAAATGCTCAATGTCATCGACGCACAGACCATCGACATTTACATTGGGGACGACAAGGAAAAGTTCGCCATTACAGAAGGGGAAATCCTTGATTACACGCGGACCCTTCATATGGACAAAGGATATTCAGAAAGAAGGATTCACTGGCTGTCACCTAGTGGCAAGGAGGTAAAGCTTACTTTTCAGCGCATGGTTTCCTTTATCCATCGCGAGCTATTTATTAGCAAAGTAATCATCGACCCGGTCAATTTCAACGACAAAGTGACGGTGATGTCAACGGTTGACGGCGATATTTCCAATTACATCAGCATGGATGATCCCCGCCTCGCCGCTGGTCATTCGAAGAGCCTGGCTGTGAAGGACATAGATGTCCATAACGAAACTGGTTATATCATGTGTGAAACGGAAACTTCCGGATTGCAGGTCGGTTGCCATACGAGTCACTATCTCCCAAACAATAACGATATTGAGCCGGATATTGAACACGACGAACAAAAAATTTACTTCTCGTACACGTTTGATAAAAAGAAAACAGATGCCGTAGAAATCATTAAGCAAAATATTTATGTTGATACATTGAGGCACGGAGATGACCTGAAAGAACGGGCCAAAAGTATTTACTACCGTCTGCTGGATGTAGAGTTTGAAACCTTGCTGCGTTCGCAGGAGGATTACCTGAAGCTCTTCTGGGAGCGAAGTGACGTAGAGATTCAAGGCGAGGCCAAGCTGCAGGAAGGTATCCGGTTTAACTTGTTCCATCTATTGCAATCGTCAGGACGCGATAAATTCAGTAACATTTCTGCCAAGGGACTGTCCGGTGAAGGCTATGAAGGCCATTATTTCTGGGATACGGAAATCTACTTGTTTCCTGTCTTCCTGATGACCAATCCAGAATTGGCCAAACAGCTGCTCATTTATCGTTACTCGATCCTTGAACACGCAAGGCAATGGGCACGAACACTTGGACATCGGCAGGGTGCTCTGTTTCCGTGGCGGACGATAACAGGCGAAGAATGCTCTTCCTACTTTCCGTCGGGTTCTGCCCAGTATCATATTAGTGCGGATATAGCTTATAGTTATATTCAGTATTATTTTGCCACCCATGATGAACAGTTCATGCTTGATTATGGTGCGGAATTGCTGATTGAAACAGCAAGGCTATGGATGGATACCGGGCATTTTAGACGAGATGGAAGTTTTGCGATTGATGAGGTGACGGGTCCCGATGAGTATACTTGTCTGGTAAATAACAACTATTACACGAATGTAATGGCTAAGCATAATCTGCTCTGGGCCGCAAAAATTGTGGAACGGCTGCCAAAATGGGATGAGCGGCTTGCGGAACAGCTATTTGATCAGATCGGCTTTGTGGAAGAGGAAGTAGAAGCTTGGAAGCGGGCGGCAGAGAATATGTACCTGCCTTATGATCCTGAGTTGGATATCAATCCGCAGGATGACTCGTTTCTTCATAAAAAGAAGTGGGATCTCTCGGAAACACCTGATGAAGAAAAGCCGTTGCTGCTTCATTATCATCCGTTGACCTTGTACAGATACCAAGTATGTAAACAAGCCGATACGATTCTGGCCCATTTTTTACTGGAGGACGAACAACAGTACAGCACGCTGGAGAACACGTATGATTACTATGAAAAAATCACTACTCATGATTCGTCGCTATCTTCATGTGTGTTCAGTATCATGGCCTCCAAGCTGGGATATATGGAAAAGGCATATGATTATTTTATTGAAACAGCCCGCCTGGATCTGGATAACACAAAAGGCAATACGAAGGATGGTTTGCATATGGCTAACATGGGCGGTACCTGGATGGCGATCGTCTTTGGGTTTGCTGGTTTGCGGATCAAAGAAGACGGATTGCATATGGCGCCACAGCTGCCAGATGAATGGGAAAGCTATTCGTTCCACGTGCAATACAACCATCAAGTAATCAAGGTGGACAGAGAAGTGAACAAATTGGTTCTTCACTTGCTCGAAGGTCCAGATCTACCGATATGCGTAAACGGAGAGAAGTACACCTTGAGAGCCGAAAAAGACCTAGTCATCGATCCTAACCCAAAAGCGGAAGCGACCGAATAG
- a CDS encoding carbohydrate ABC transporter permease: MLIFYLVIIVFPFIWILITSFKQTGEIYGNNPFSIIPDNPTMQHYADVIMEKGIMRAIGNSLIVSGVTTIYIVIVATFAAYAISRFDFRGKNLLLGIVLAVSMFPQMIVIGPIYNLFIDLGWTNSYWITLPYSSITLPMAVWILVTHFNQIPLALEESARIDGASAFQTLYKIVFPLAAPGVFTVAIITFITAWNEFVLAITINSNSEYHTVPVAISFLRTQFEILWGQVAAATILVTIPTLVIVLLFQRQIVNGLTQGGVKE, translated from the coding sequence ATGCTTATTTTTTACTTGGTAATTATCGTTTTTCCGTTTATTTGGATATTGATCACCTCCTTTAAACAGACGGGTGAAATTTACGGCAACAATCCGTTTTCTATCATTCCGGATAATCCGACCATGCAACACTACGCTGATGTAATTATGGAAAAAGGGATCATGCGGGCAATCGGTAATAGTTTGATTGTTTCTGGTGTAACAACTATTTATATCGTAATAGTGGCGACTTTTGCTGCTTATGCGATTTCCCGTTTCGATTTTCGAGGGAAAAATCTACTGCTGGGCATTGTACTGGCTGTTTCTATGTTTCCGCAAATGATTGTAATCGGTCCGATTTATAACTTATTCATAGACTTGGGTTGGACGAATAGTTATTGGATTACACTTCCGTATTCATCGATCACCCTGCCGATGGCTGTCTGGATATTGGTCACCCATTTCAACCAAATACCGTTGGCTCTGGAAGAGTCTGCCCGAATTGATGGTGCTTCAGCTTTCCAGACGCTGTACAAAATCGTCTTCCCGCTGGCGGCACCTGGCGTATTCACAGTTGCAATCATTACCTTCATTACCGCTTGGAATGAATTTGTGCTGGCGATTACCATCAATTCCAATTCGGAATATCACACGGTTCCGGTGGCCATTTCCTTTTTGCGCACCCAGTTTGAAATTCTTTGGGGACAGGTCGCTGCAGCTACGATACTTGTGACGATCCCGACATTGGTGATTGTGCTCTTATTCCAACGACAGATTGTCAATGGACTCACACAGGGCGGGGTCAAAGAGTAG
- a CDS encoding carbohydrate ABC transporter permease — protein MRKMGFREFLFIVPILLLIGIFSLWPVLQSFTYSFFDFQLNDRTKSGLYLNERFNVDLYKETSLYVDRFISQDMETITDEEDKASAQEVIDQLNNLDKEFENEDGVITISSEQKEQIEAAYENADATVQTLADNYELQQEENLPLLVEDIKNSMIESNFIGLQGYKRALQDHFVLDALQHTLVFTFASVALELVLGLGMAMVMNQGIRGKGFIRTTSLIPWAIPTAVAALMWSYLYDGSAGVVAEIFSNIGLLDEPTDLMQTGAGAMTAAILADVWKTTPYMAILLLAGLQNIPSSLYEASSIDGANRVQDFFRITLPLLKPSILVALLFRTLDAFRIFDLIYVLTGGGPGGSTETLSVYSYKVMFGQTNFGYGSVVVMIMFVCVAIISTIYVKFLGTNIMDRN, from the coding sequence ATGAGAAAAATGGGTTTTCGTGAATTTTTATTTATTGTTCCTATTCTATTGCTAATCGGTATCTTCTCCCTGTGGCCAGTCCTCCAGTCCTTTACGTACAGTTTCTTCGACTTTCAGTTGAATGATCGTACCAAATCAGGACTTTATTTAAATGAACGGTTTAACGTCGACTTATATAAGGAAACATCCTTGTATGTCGATCGCTTCATTTCTCAGGACATGGAAACAATCACAGATGAAGAAGATAAGGCTAGTGCACAGGAAGTTATCGACCAATTAAACAATCTGGACAAGGAATTTGAAAATGAAGATGGCGTTATCACGATCAGCAGCGAGCAAAAGGAACAAATAGAGGCTGCTTATGAGAACGCCGATGCTACCGTCCAGACATTGGCCGATAACTATGAATTGCAGCAGGAGGAGAACCTGCCGCTGCTCGTAGAAGATATCAAGAACAGTATGATAGAGTCCAATTTTATCGGCCTGCAAGGGTATAAACGGGCCTTACAGGATCACTTTGTGCTAGATGCACTCCAGCATACCCTTGTTTTCACCTTTGCCAGTGTCGCACTGGAATTGGTTCTTGGACTCGGAATGGCTATGGTCATGAACCAGGGAATTCGAGGGAAAGGGTTCATCCGGACAACTTCTTTGATCCCTTGGGCAATTCCGACTGCGGTTGCTGCCTTGATGTGGAGCTATCTGTACGATGGCAGTGCCGGTGTCGTGGCCGAAATTTTTTCCAATATTGGGTTGCTTGATGAACCGACGGACCTAATGCAGACAGGAGCAGGGGCGATGACTGCAGCAATCTTGGCTGACGTTTGGAAAACCACTCCTTACATGGCCATTTTGCTCTTGGCCGGCCTGCAAAATATCCCGAGTTCCTTATATGAGGCATCATCGATCGACGGAGCTAACAGGGTCCAGGATTTCTTCCGTATCACCTTGCCATTATTGAAGCCATCGATTCTCGTCGCTTTACTTTTCCGGACACTGGATGCATTCCGTATTTTCGATTTGATCTACGTTTTGACCGGTGGTGGTCCGGGCGGGTCAACTGAAACATTATCGGTTTACTCGTATAAAGTGATGTTCGGCCAGACGAATTTTGGATATGGATCTGTCGTCGTCATGATTATGTTCGTGTGCGTCGCGATCATTTCCACTATTTATGTCAAGTTCCTTGGAACGAACATCATGGATAGAAATTAA
- a CDS encoding extracellular solute-binding protein, translated as MKKWLSFLFAITLMALVLAACGGDEESSQESGEETSGETEGSDSESSGDVTTITFAAQSDDTPATKAAIEEFNNSQDQYKVEWTQMTNDSAQMHDQLLTSLSSEAGEYDVLSLDVVWAGEFAGAGYLEPIDMMMDDAGLKIDDFNAGSMKSGNYKGKQYTLPYFPDVGLLFFRSDIVSGEDAEKLISGDYTYEELGEMAERYASENDISNGFVYQSKQYEGLTVNANEFTNQFEDVESGLQTMYDFTTADWTPDDILNYAEGEASTAFENGNAVFERNWPYIYGRLKNPEESGATVDVENVEAAPLPNGGSVGGWLLGINANSDVKEGAWEFIQFLAGPDGQKILSTEGSYLPGYNPLLEDQEVLDSNELLNMEGFQNALQSTIARPVSADYSEISNEIQVAVHKYLSSGEDLDNAVQTIEDATSEEE; from the coding sequence CGGTGAAACGGAAGGTTCCGACAGCGAATCAAGTGGTGATGTAACCACCATCACGTTTGCTGCACAAAGTGATGATACACCGGCAACCAAAGCGGCAATTGAAGAATTTAACAATAGTCAGGATCAATATAAAGTGGAATGGACACAGATGACCAATGACTCTGCGCAAATGCATGATCAATTACTTACTTCCTTATCCAGCGAAGCGGGAGAATATGATGTGCTGTCGCTCGATGTGGTCTGGGCTGGAGAATTTGCCGGGGCTGGATATTTGGAGCCCATCGATATGATGATGGATGATGCAGGTCTGAAAATCGATGATTTCAATGCAGGATCGATGAAATCCGGTAATTACAAAGGGAAACAATACACCCTTCCGTACTTCCCGGATGTAGGTTTGCTGTTCTTCCGGAGTGATATTGTTTCGGGTGAGGATGCGGAGAAGTTGATTTCCGGCGATTATACTTATGAAGAGCTTGGGGAAATGGCTGAGCGTTACGCGTCAGAAAATGACATCAGTAACGGGTTTGTTTACCAGTCCAAGCAATATGAAGGTCTGACAGTGAATGCCAATGAATTTACCAACCAATTTGAAGATGTTGAATCAGGCTTGCAGACGATGTATGACTTCACGACGGCTGACTGGACACCTGATGACATTCTGAATTATGCAGAGGGAGAAGCATCCACTGCCTTTGAAAATGGCAATGCCGTTTTTGAACGGAACTGGCCGTATATCTATGGCCGACTTAAAAATCCGGAAGAAAGCGGGGCGACAGTCGACGTAGAGAATGTCGAAGCTGCACCGCTGCCGAATGGCGGGTCTGTCGGCGGATGGTTGCTGGGAATCAACGCGAACTCCGATGTGAAAGAGGGGGCTTGGGAGTTTATTCAATTCCTGGCAGGACCGGATGGACAGAAGATTCTATCCACAGAAGGAAGCTATCTGCCTGGATACAATCCATTGCTTGAAGACCAGGAAGTACTGGATTCCAATGAACTGCTAAACATGGAAGGATTCCAAAATGCACTTCAAAGCACCATTGCGCGTCCGGTCTCAGCAGATTATTCCGAAATCTCAAACGAGATTCAGGTTGCTGTTCATAAATACTTGAGCTCCGGCGAAGACCTGGACAATGCTGTTCAAACAATCGAGGATGCCACTAGCGAAGAAGAATAA